In Eschrichtius robustus isolate mEscRob2 chromosome 2, mEscRob2.pri, whole genome shotgun sequence, a single window of DNA contains:
- the CAMLG gene encoding guided entry of tail-anchored proteins factor CAMLG: protein MESVTIATDSGDRPGAPAGSGLSASQRRAELRRRKLLMNSEQRINRIMGFHRPGSGAEEESQTKSKQQDSDKLNSLTIPSVSKRVVLGDSVSTGTTDQQSGVAEVKGTQLGDKLDSFIKPPECSIDVSLEFRQRNRGDLTADTVQRGSRHGLEQYLSRFEEAMKLRKQLISEKPNQEDGNTTEEFDSFRIFRLVGCALLAFGVRAFVCKYLSIFAPFLTLQLAYMGLYKYFPKGEKKIKTTVLTAALLLSGIPAEVINRSMDTYSKMGEVFTDLCVYFFTFIFCHELLDYWGSEVP, encoded by the exons ATGGAATCGGTCACCATCGCTACCGACAGCGGTGACCGGCCGGGGGCCCCGGCGGGCTCAGGCCTGTCGGCTTCCCAGCGTCGGGCCGAGCTGCGGCGGAGAAAGCTGCTCATGAACTCGGAACAGCGCATCAACCGAATCATGGGCTTTCACAGGCCGGGGAGCGGCGCCG AAGAAGAAAGTCAAACAAAATCAAAGCAGCAGGACAGTGATAAACTGAACTCCCTCACCATTCCTTCAGTTTCAAAGCGAGTAGTGCTGGGTGATTCGGTCAGTACAGGAACAACTGACCAGCAGAGTGGTGTGGCCGAGGTAAAGGGGACTCAGCTGGGAGACAAATTGGACTCTTTCATTAAACCTCCTGAGTGCAGTATCGATGTAAGCCTTGAGTTCCGGCAGCGCAACAGAGGAGACCTGACAGCAGACACTGTCCAGAGGGGTTCTCGCCATGGCCTAGAACAGTACCTCTCCAGATTTGAAGAAGCAATGAAGCTAAGGAAACAGTTGATTAGTGAAAAACCCAACCAAGAGGATGGAAATACAACCGAAGAATTTGACTCTTTTCGAATATTTAGATTGGTGGGATGTGCTCTtcttgcctttggagtcagagcttttgtttgcaaatatttg TCCATATTTGCTCCATTTCTTACTTTACAACTCGCATACATGGGACTATACAAATATTTTCCTaag GGTGAAAAGAAGATAAAGACAACAGTACTAACAGCTGCGCTTCTATTATCCGGAATTCCTGCTGAAGTAATAAATCGATCAATGGATACTTATAGCAAAATGGGCGAAGTTTTCACAGATCTCTGTGTCTACTTTTTCACTTTTATCTTTTGTCATGAACTGCTTGATTATTGGGGCTCTGAAGTACCATGA